From Cygnus atratus isolate AKBS03 ecotype Queensland, Australia chromosome 1, CAtr_DNAZoo_HiC_assembly, whole genome shotgun sequence, the proteins below share one genomic window:
- the LOC118245124 gene encoding sulfotransferase 6B1-like, producing the protein MSNPSETELIHMFKGIPFTTRSSLELLKSLDTFDAREDDVLLGSYPKSGTHWLAGVITKLYNTPITLTSPIEYGDVSRLEELNKLSSKRIIPTHLDYNMLPSNFKNKNCKMIYISRNPKDTAVSMYHYYRENPHLPTVDTWTAFFDLFLEGDVVCGSWFDHFLSWEEHKNDKNILFLFYEDMKKDLPKIVKEISVFLDIDISDDDIQDICKKSSFSEMKNDTEKENSDPSHTVCALTSNRKLIFRKGTVGDWKNHFTQKQNLKFEEIFNEKMKLSKMAKSLTYEF; encoded by the exons ATGTCCAACCCCAGTGAGACAGAACTAATTCATATGTTTAAGGGGATTCCCTTTACCACCAGGTCTTCTCTAGAACTCTTAAAATCCTTGGATACTTTTGATGCTAGGGAAGATGATGTCCTTTTGGGTTCCTATCCCAAATCTG gCACACACTGGCTGGCAGGAGTTATAACAAAGCTTTACAATACTCCAATTACACTAACATCTCCCATTGAATATGGAGATGTTTCCAGACTGGAGGAACTGAATAAACTCTCATCAAAGAGAATCATCCCAACGCACTTGGACTACAACATGTTGCCTTcaaattttaagaataaaaactgCAAG ATGATCTACATCAGCAGAAATCCAAAAGATACTGCAGTTTCTATGTATCATTACTACAGAGAGAATCCACACCTTCCCACTGTTGATACCTGGACTGCTTTCTTTGACTTGTTCTTAGAAGGAGATG ttgtctGTGGATCTTGGTTTGATCATTTCCTAAGTTGGgaagaacataaaaatgacaaaaatatccTGTTTTTGTTCTATGAAGACATGAAGAAG GATCTCCCTAAGATTGTGAAGGAAATCAGCGTGTTCCTGGACATAGACATCAGTGATGATGATATCCAAGACATCTGCAAGAAGTCATCCTTCTCAGAGATGAAAAACgacactgaaaaagaaaacagtgaccCCAGTCACACGGTCTGTGCCCTGACATCCAACAGGaagctgattttcagaaaag GTACTGTTGGTGATTGGAAGAACCATTTCACTCAGAAACAGAACTTAAAGTTtgaggaaatatttaatgagaaaatgaagctcAGCAAAATGGCAAAAAGTCTCACCTATGAATTCTGA